GAGCAGATTCCTCCACACGCTCCGCTGCACACCCCGCTGCACACCCCGCCGCAAGTTGTGCTTCCCCCAATTGCGGTGCACACTCCGGTGCAAACTGCGCCACACAGGGCACTGCAAGTGGTGGCGGTTGTACAGGCCCCTCCAGTTGCGGTCGCAGCTGCAGGGACGGCTCCTATTCCGCTCGACTTCTTATCCCAAATGTAGTCATAAATGTTGGAGGTGACAAATCCCAGGTTGCTGTTGCTTCCCTTTCCGCCAAAGGGAGCACCTACCATGCCGCTTATATTTCGTGGGTCTCCACCGGGGAGGAGCTCCTTCTCGATATTACCACTGCTGCCTATGTTACACAAGGAcatggttttcttttttaaactttcATCCTCCATATTGGGGATAGCAGAATCGTGTGGAAaacttcccttttcttctttaagCAGTCCATTCGGGttactattttttacattatatttgTAGTTGCTAGACATACTGGAGCTTTTCTGAGGGTAGCATTTTCCCTTGTTCGTTTCTAAGATGCGGTTACGAAATTCGGCCGCTAATTTGTATGCTTGGTACACCCCCCTCGTTCGAACTCCAAAGGATTTCCTAAATCCGCAGACACTGACAGTCCAGTAGTTTCTTCTCTTATCAAAAAACATTCCTTGCAACTTTGGAAGGCTCGCCGCCTGGTTTAGTATTTCACTTTTGGGTAACCTCACATTTATGTTGTTGTCAAAAAGGCAGTCTAGCTTCTCCAAACTTTTGTTAATGGATCTATTCTCCACGTTGGGTGCGTACTTTTCATAAACGCGCAGGCCCCCCCCTTTCCCGTTACTGTTGCTAAGCGCCACGTCTACGTTCGGGGTGGCCGTAGTAGTCGTCGTCGTGTTACTAGCCGCAGTAGCGTTATCGGCATTATTTCTAACAAAATCTAGCATTCCCGCAATGTCCGCTCCTGCTACGCCTCCCTGCTGCTTCAGCAAATTTAGGGGGTTGCCATTCATCATTAGGTCATTATTAGCGTCGATGCTGTTCCCTCCGAGAAAATTCGCGTCGTAATTCGAGTCGTTATTCGCCTCGTTATTCGCCTCGTTATTCTCTTCATTATTCGCTTCATTATTCGCCTCGTTCTTTATGCCCCTTCCAGCGGACGTTCCGCCGCCATTCGCCGTGCCGTCCTCCTGATACGCACTGCCGTTGTTATAACCAGGCTCATTGGTTAGGCTTCCCTTCTTCTGCCTCTCCAATCCGGAGTAGTCCATTTTGTAACCCCCATCTTCGTGATTCAACAGGTAGTCCCCATTTCCGTTAAGTAGGTGGCCACTTTCATGAAGCTCAAAAAATTTCTTGCTCTCCAGGAGTCCTTTTCGCACAGTAGTACCGCTGTTTCCATTTCGGTTTGCATCATTCTGTTCGTGGCTGTTTCTGCCACTTCCACTGTTGACGTTACTTTCGTTGTCATCGTCACTTTCTGTGTTGTCACTACCTGCGGTAGGACTGTGTGGGTTGTCTCCACTGCCAGGTTTGCCCTTTCCAATGGTTCGCTTGTTcgcctttttcctcttcctcgtccGCTCATTTTCATTATCGTCAAAATTGGTTTGACTCAATTGGTTAAAAAATTCGCTATTATGCATAAGCAGCAAGTCGCCTTTCGCATTGCCTTTTCGTTCGGCTAGATCTGCTACGTACTTATAGGCGTGCAGCAGCGCCGCGGCGTTGTTCCCCTTTATATCGCTTCCATTCTGAGCGGAGTGCAGCGCCTCATCGTTGGGTGCCTCCAGCTTTATTAACTTCCTCGGGTCTGCATAGCTCAAATTATTGCCGTCATTTCCGTTGCTCATCATGatgaattttcttttctcagCCGTTTTCCCACCGCTTAGAAAGTGCTGCCTGTAAACTGCGTCCTCCgcgtcctcctcatcgtcataATGGTCATTACCTGCATTGCCACTACCACTGttgtttctttccttttgcatGGAAGCCAGCATGTCACTTATCTTACTGAGGTAGTTACTATTAACCTGGGTATAGTCACCAAAATTGATGGGGTCCTTATCTTTCCCAGAATAATCTCCGTTTTTCCTCTGGTTGGCTTGAATAAGATCTGCGCCGGCACCACCTTCCTCGTcatcttcatcctcctcatgGTTATCTTCATTTGGGTGCTGCTCACTGGTGGTGTTGTCAAACTCAAAGTTGCTAATGAAGTCCCGAATGGACTCAGAAAAATCTTCCCGATTTTCATCAAAGTTATtggattttttaatttgaagaaaatactcacaacattttttataagacAATATAACATCGTTACTGTAGTCACACGGATTGAAGAAGCTAATTCGAaggtttttatttatgtctTTAAAAAACACGACCCACTTTTTCACCTTCTCTTCCCAAATGATTCCCTTCATCCAGGGTTTCAAGCTGTAGGCTAACTTGGTCTGCTCGCACGCGTTACTTCTTGGTGATTTCTGCCTGCACTCGAAGTAGTTCAATTCTTTGAACGTGTCGTCTAGCTGCGCGTGGTTCCTTTCGTCCTGCACGAAGTGTGCAATGTTGTAGGGGCTGTGGCGGGCGCCCCCCTTGGAAGTGCCATCCGTTTGGTCGCTACCATCCATTTGGCTACTTTCACCTGTTTGCTTGTCTCCATCCGTTTGGTCATTTTCACCTGTCTCTTTGTCGCCACCCATTTGGTCATTTTCACCTGTCTCTTTGTTGATATCCACCTGGCTGTTCGCCTCAGCCTGACTGTTCGCCTCCACTCCAGCTTGGTTCTCACCATCGTCCAGCTGCTCGCCgcccttttcctcccccttccgCTTATTCAAGTACTCCACGGCATCCTCGAACGCCCTGCATATCCCCCCTTCGAATGAGTACCTCTTCCTTTCCTCATCCTTGTAGCTCACCACAAAGCACAGGTTTTGCAGGTCATGCGAAATTTCATCAATAGGAGGGAACTTCTTCAATTCCGTGGTTaagtaaaaggaaaacgagTTTACTCTCATCTTTGAGCAGTACTTATAGCCAATTTCAACTCCCTCCTTGTTCTTCACGTAGACATGTTTTGTAATTTCGTTTCCGCTTTCGTCCCACAATTTGCATACCCACATATTTCTTTGCTCGTTCCACtgtatgccttttttccAAGGGTATAACGTCATAGCAATTTCGTTGCATTCGcagtttttctttgtttttccttcctccaGTTGGTTTTCTTCCGTTGGGTTATCCTCCTTCTGCGCCGTTGCTATATCATCGTTTGGCGCAGTgttctcctcttccttttggtCGCTTACACTTTCCACGTTTTTCTCTGGGCAttcctccccttctccattttgcgcatCCTGATcgggggggggttcctcattggctttttcctcctcctggcTAGCTACGTTTGCCTCTTCTTCACTGCTTATCTTGTTCGTTACTACTTCGCCATTACTACCGGTTGGATAAGCGGCTATATCATTCTGCGCAGGCTGCACGTGGTTTTCACTTTCTAAATCCTTTAACTGAGAGGCatcctcctccccctgttCCACGTTAACATTCATCATATCATCATCCTGTTCGTCCTTCACTGTGATGTAGTCGTCATAATTGATGGACGCTTCGAAGTTCCTTTTGATTACACTTTGCAGTTCGTTTATGGTGGAAGGGGAGTAACTGCCCTGTTCATTTTCCCTCTCCTCATTCGTTACGTTAGCATCTCTTCTCTCTGCCACCGAGGCAGtagtcatattttttaaaatattaattcctttaataattttatcatgACTGTCAAGGTTattattcttcttcattatgtttcttatcattttgttaaagttGAGTAAATTTTcgtaatttaaattttctttaactttgttttttttttctccttcattttggaaatGCTCCTCATCATCGTTGGCACATCCTCTTCGTCCTGCTTCTCCATCCGTGTGGAAGATTTGTCCAAAGGCGTGGTTTTCCTCCGCCCGGGTGTTGCTAAGTTCGTTTTCGTCGTAGTGGCTTCCCTCTATGGTATCCTCACCATAGTGTCGTGCGCCACTTTGCACATGTTTATCCTCCCTGGGGTGGTCACTTTCGTCCAAATTTAGGGGGGAGTCTAATCCTCCATCTTTTCCGCTGCTCAGTTTTAAAAAGGCCTCGAGAATTTGCGGATTGGTTATGCCTTCACTGGTGCCCCCTTGAAAGgggttcctcttcttcctacAGGCACTGCTGGTGGTGCTGCAGGGGTTGTTCGTGCTGTTTACATTGTTCGCGCCGCCTGCGTTGTTCGCGCTTCCCGCGTTGTTGTGCCCATTAGTGCTGAACTCGCCATTATTGTTGGCCGCCTCAAACTCCTGGCTCTTTATGAGGTGGTTCCACTTGACTATCCCTATTGCCCTTCTCTCatgctcctcctcatccaACGTGTGGTTCACCGTGGTGCTGCGACTGTCGAGGGATTTGTTATTCATGTTGCCTCGCTTCAGTACGTTGTTCAAGAGGTGGTAGGCATTTTTGTCCTCCTCGTTTGTAAGGCTGGTGCTTAGAAGCTGCAATAGTTTGGCATTATTATCATCAGTGAGCTTTTTCATGCTACTTAGGTAGGCCAAGCTTGACTGTGCGTTGCCGTTTTTGCCTGTCACATTGCTACTACAATTTGTGAGGATATTTTTATGACTATCGAAAACGTTTCCAATAATTCCGTCGTCCTCTAGGAGGGGGAAATTGGAAGCGTTCACTGCTGAGTAACTTGATTCGCTATACAAGTCTGGCTTGAAATAggtactactactactactgtCATTCATGCTGGTGTTGTTACTTCCTCCGTATGAACGTGGGGTTAAGCCTTTAAGACCAGCCAACAAATCACTATCCTCATCATTTTCATTCGCTCCGTTTGTGGAGTTTATCTGCTTTGCTGCACTGTTGAAGAAGTGAAAATCGTTGCTCAGAAAGGAGgcctcatttttgtaaaaattgttatattcATTTGGGTGGGTGTTTTTCTCCGAACGAGGGTTCCCCACATCGGGGGAATCTGGCTGTCCcattttctgcttcttctcaGAAAGGTATTCACTATACACATTATGGCTGTACTCTGCTCCACCGAAATGTTTGGCACCCCCGTTGAATATACTATTTTCATGATGGGCAATTAGCCCATTCATTTCTTCACTGTCAAGGGGGGTTGTTAATAGCTTGTTGGCTAGGTTAAAcagtttgtttgttttttctttacgtTGTGCAAGGGCCGAAGAAATAGCGCTTCCTCCCTGTTCGTTCAGCTCATTTTCTGAAGCAATTAATCCTTTCAGATTCTCGCCCTTgagcatttttgcaatttggCCGGCGGTGGCACCGGCACTTTGGTTGGCAATTTGGTTGGCAATTTGGTTGGCAATTTGGTTGCCACTTTGGTTGCCACTTTGGTTGCCACTTTGGTTGCCACTTTGGCTGCCACTTTGGCTGCCATCAtggtttacatttttacacattttctCCTGGTTGCAGACGGTCAATTTGTTGATGCACTGGACGGCCATTTCGTACGCGTTATTGTATCCGTAGATGTCCACCGGGAATTTGTTCACCAGGACTTTGTTGTCGTAGTCGTACGTGACTACCCACTCCTTTTGGATGGAGTCGTACGACAGGTATTTGAAGAtcagtttgtttttcccctggATGTCTGCGAAGAGGGAGGGGGGTGAAGGGAGTGTCATAATGTGGGGGAGTTAGCATGCATTGTGGGTGGCACAGCTCATTGGTGAAACTACAAGCTGGCACTGCGGAATAGCGCGCCCACTCTCCTCGCGTACCTTTAAACCCATTCGGTATCTGCGAGTTA
The DNA window shown above is from Plasmodium vivax chromosome 9, whole genome shotgun sequence and carries:
- a CDS encoding hypothetical protein, conserved (encoded by transcript PVX_092570A); protein product: MKKDLSKRPVRARRKKTMNSFYYNSDYSNDLNSEESKGRMSFLKRGETSDGFETPGTSKAKEQRKYHDMYNHNQGVGNSSMMGDLRVSSIMPPENKKNEFFDDSNNLKDSSDNEKRIRIKNHRVQNEEMLSIKNEVKMEHTGSNNSIRADKGKGYNPGGNAPSKANCNRAKHLSNSSENNYAKMAEKLPHVVGVRFDKSQNRWLSGICINGRCINRYFPVYKYGFEEARRLAIQHRKNFETANLGHLKKQQGESKTSHLNLLNINSQIPNGFKDIQGKNKLIFKYLSYDSIQKEWVVTYDYDNKVLVNKFPVDIYGYNNAYEMAVQCINKLTVCNQEKMCKNVNHDGSQSGSQSGNQSGNQSGNQSGNQIANQIANQIANQSAGATAGQIAKMLKGENLKGLIASENELNEQGGSAISSALAQRKEKTNKLFNLANKLLTTPLDSEEMNGLIAHHENSIFNGGAKHFGGAEYSHNVYSEYLSEKKQKMGQPDSPDVGNPRSEKNTHPNEYNNFYKNEASFLSNDFHFFNSAAKQINSTNGANENDEDSDLLAGLKGLTPRSYGGSNNTSMNDSSSSSTYFKPDLYSESSYSAVNASNFPLLEDDGIIGNVFDSHKNILTNCSSNVTGKNGNAQSSLAYLSSMKKLTDDNNAKLLQLLSTSLTNEEDKNAYHLLNNVLKRGNMNNKSLDSRSTTVNHTLDEEEHERRAIGIVKWNHLIKSQEFEAANNNGEFSTNGHNNAGSANNAGGANNVNSTNNPCSTTSSACRKKRNPFQGGTSEGITNPQILEAFLKLSSGKDGGLDSPLNLDESDHPREDKHVQSGARHYGEDTIEGSHYDENELSNTRAEENHAFGQIFHTDGEAGRRGCANDDEEHFQNEGEKKNKVKENLNYENLLNFNKMIRNIMKKNNNLDSHDKIIKGINILKNMTTASVAERRDANVTNEERENEQGSYSPSTINELQSVIKRNFEASINYDDYITVKDEQDDDMMNVNVEQGEEDASQLKDLESENHVQPAQNDIAAYPTGSNGEVVTNKISSEEEANVASQEEEKANEEPPPDQDAQNGEGEECPEKNVESVSDQKEEENTAPNDDIATAQKEDNPTEENQLEEGKTKKNCECNEIAMTLYPWKKGIQWNEQRNMWVCKLWDESGNEITKHVYVKNKEGVEIGYKYCSKMRVNSFSFYLTTELKKFPPIDEISHDLQNLCFVVSYKDEERKRYSFEGGICRAFEDAVEYLNKRKGEEKGGEQLDDGENQAGVEANSQAEANSQVDINKETGENDQMGGDKETGENDQTDGDKQTGESSQMDGSDQTDGTSKGGARHSPYNIAHFVQDERNHAQLDDTFKELNYFECRQKSPRSNACEQTKLAYSLKPWMKGIIWEEKVKKWVVFFKDINKNLRISFFNPCDYSNDVILSYKKCCEYFLQIKKSNNFDENREDFSESIRDFISNFEFDNTTSEQHPNEDNHEEDEDDEEGGAGADLIQANQRKNGDYSGKDKDPINFGDYTQVNSNYLSKISDMLASMQKERNNSGSGNAGNDHYDDEEDAEDAVYRQHFLSGGKTAEKRKFIMMSNGNDGNNLSYADPRKLIKLEAPNDEALHSAQNGSDIKGNNAAALLHAYKYVADLAERKGNAKGDLLLMHNSEFFNQLSQTNFDDNENERTRKRKKANKRTIGKGKPGSGDNPHSPTAGSDNTESDDDNESNVNSGSGRNSHEQNDANRNGNSGTTVRKGLLESKKFFELHESGHLLNGNGDYLLNHEDGGYKMDYSGLERQKKGSLTNEPGYNNGSAYQEDGTANGGGTSAGRGIKNEANNEANNEENNEANNEANNDSNYDANFLGGNSIDANNDLMMNGNPLNLLKQQGGVAGADIAGMLDFVRNNADNATAASNTTTTTTATPNVDVALSNSNGKGGGLRVYEKYAPNVENRSINKSLEKLDCLFDNNINVRLPKSEILNQAASLPKLQGMFFDKRRNYWTVSVCGFRKSFGVRTRGVYQAYKLAAEFRNRILETNKGKCYPQKSSSMSSNYKYNVKNSNPNGLLKEEKGSFPHDSAIPNMEDESLKKKTMSLCNIGSSGNIEKELLPGGDPRNISGMVGAPFGGKGSNSNLGFVTSNIYDYIWDKKSSGIGAVPAAATATGGACTTATTCSALCGAVCTGVCTAIGGSTTCGGVCSGVCSGACGGICSGNCGGGKKDVTNNSSTNSVSYDENFNDLEDDKGNANGKTNKCNVEKRLRGNYCPSKNENGIMSMMSDSNLMHLLNEGTGAAAALAGGEALLKENKTIQLKKANGHNISSSNSAISNSGGNPANYSPTHIYEVDNINGSQDYHVKGEDGKTDLNKSDDYKNGKSNSSSSHVSPSANLIKTGINMNSDDGGRPGNVGFAGPDADDGQKGQIGQSDQSGQSNTGEGANNLPKMPTTFGEQLTHEEPYGKNGNAAQNDYDAQAQNSKALTEVDLLNKLISHNIDENLCFSYPNNVAYQGDESCEHAKEDLYKTFNFDGENKSFNFSGLMDETVEERDIRINKEVHKCKLVEGLIYDEANKCFRIKINGYRKAYSVIRRGVKEAYKLSIEAIHQIRRQAHLGALGGLALGLNGSSPSNAVGGVGGVSGVSGVSGVSGVSGGFSGGILNSTSEQGQINANHLTHFYNSSPENSRQGSLYNYQYKNKQEMQNDFAEDMFENAPDANNNGTTQVDSNREDSLGETKKIASENNSSFPMLNIDDKYYELLKTAIIICLNDILMNSIPKLFHIYKDISTTTNVKMEDLLNDEKKRREQSVKYHIAYTQNSIGVSSLIPYLRLFSMEILNNVLPSTQSLEIQRKIIYSLDLQAYNTSY